In Nilaparvata lugens isolate BPH chromosome 5, ASM1435652v1, whole genome shotgun sequence, the following proteins share a genomic window:
- the LOC111054689 gene encoding microtubule-associated protein futsch isoform X2, protein MYSEWLKSEQNTDEKNVSTDITNRSVIQNSKEHSQECQSKEIYLSSELLNRTNDNVSDYSTKYFAKNNIHDFSIIGNKCNQKKPLKQVPEMLVDSMDFMEDDSITPDKIDLKESCDLPYVIDSIYCYNSKENIKKDGNKTPKQNNKQGPSKSTPANGGFLSFLNNLRAGCSPFANRRNSDDDSAQNNINKIFGPQESKLPTKSSDTSSKHHDERYGTLGKEGLQLLNKQRELDKLKRKSGKFDKEQAKDEKQNGRAAKGTSLAGADTGDQKKAKAINKENQIQKADKLPKVNQSKPLLADEEKHTPLIQGKGVPSPVPSTGREREMAKDKQQEKVKKPDMDEAKVQTSMSPTNKLDPKSKKGESPLKEKGESDKLDKSDKSDKSHKLDKSDKLDKSDKSDKSALNVTSDDGKTERSNNASTPVQESSNAEDNAMTPAKKPKLPTRDDESPLDGRGKTDKSALNLSPQDKSSERKKPKPQDNAMTPAKKPKLPTRDDESPLDGKGKTDKSALNLSPQDKSSERKKPKPNIQQSPQPESDGKSLAGENKLKADTDTSPLGKRREATQPESDAKSLAGENKLKADTDTSPLGKKREATQPESDAKSLAGENKLKADTDTSPLGKRREATQPESDAKSLAGENKLKADTDTSPLGKRREAAQPKGDPKSLAGENKLMADTDTSPLGKKREAAQPESDAKSLAGENKLLKADTDRPKSPLGNRREAINQLTPNLPSSATSTPIQQSSSPDSNSMSPERGYESKPEYDKSPLEKKSKLSSNISPNTTNRTEGETEQQKPTINKTEDKTVKQKPSMIEPEDKTEKQKPTINKTEDGTGKQIPTTNKPENKTVKQKPRNNKPEDEAETQKPTINRTEDGTEKQIPTINKTEDRIEKRKPTSNKPEDETEKQKPTTNKTEKQIPTSNKPDYRTEKQQFDQSNQPDKQSGRNEKALSNLSPDSPIQKPYDETIKDKMKSDGTINPDATQGKPIKTNTDSPIDKHDSNAVNESTTDGMPSNVKSVEPQNEKQQKMEKIKKSDLDERPKRKSGDLSKSDKKRPGKSAEETEKVDKLGREASQSKPDSGIKEGKKVRETPVETSPDIGKVTKGKPDSPDTTISDKTPNNDDKFKKVDGKTPSNKIDGQPSDVKQSGSPVQRKSVIDKSEAGKSPDSKRKEANDLSKPDQKKQDKPVKEGPAKVGMNNISKALPPQVSPVADGKGVPELKKEGTYDQKPITNVDGSIVPHSENIARSSINDQVEQLSVVEDEAESEIKRGAPIKARMVDRQDDDNSVPYDPEVIREKLKHQIKMLREEGFYTDSEFDDMDDEIYQTVMSYGAQTNLSKMSITSESSLSLPSLSTLSFSSNSNVVKDLWTVLRKRSRTELDMIVRPVKRKKDRPLYTSGKTTTIGEAQYVDYESTAFDLYRTCQPSSK, encoded by the exons atgtatagtgAATGGCTGAAGTCTGAACAAAACACAGATGAGAAAAATGTATCCACCGATATAACCAACCGTTCTGTTATCCAAAATTCCAAGGAGCACAGTCAAGAGTGTCAAAGTAAAGAAATATATCTTTCATCCGAACTTCTCAACAGAACCAATGACAATGTTTCTGATTATTCTACAAAATACTTTGCGAAAAATAACATTCAtgatttttcaatcattggCAATAAATGCAACCAGAAAAAACCCTTGAAACAAGTCCCTGAAATGCTGGTTGATAGTATGGACTTTATGGAAGATGATTCAATAACTCCAgataaaattgatttgaaagaGTCATGTGATTTGCCATATGttattgattcaatatattGTTACAACAGCAAGGAAAACATCAAGAAAGATGGTAATAAAACACCCAAACAGAACAATAAACAGGGACCATCCAAAAGTACCCCTGCAAATGGTGGTTTTTTGAGTTTCTTGAATAATCTTAGAGCTGGATGCTCCCCTTTTGCAAATCGGAGGAACTCAGATGACGATTCTGCtcagaataatattaataaaatatttggtcCTCAAGAATCAAAACTACCCACCAAATCAAGTGATACATCATCTAAACATCATGACGAAAGGTATGGAACTCTAGGAAAAGAAGGACTTCAATTGTTAAATAAACAGCGAGAATTGGACAAACTGAAGAGGAAGAGTGGTAAGTTTGACAAAGAACAAGCCAAagatgaaaaacaaaatggtAGAGCTGCTAAAGGAACATCTCTAGCTGGGGCTGATACTGGTGATCAAAAAAAGGCAAAGGCAATCAATaaagaaaatcaaattcaaaaggCAGATAAATTGCCCAAAGTTAATCAATCAAAGCCATTATTGGCAGATGAAGAGAAACATACTCCACTAATACAAGGCAAAGGAGTGCCATCTCCTGTTCCTAGTACTGGGCGAGAAAGAGAGATGGCAAAAGACAAACAACAAGAAAAGGTTAAAAAACCTGACATGGATGAAGCTAAAGTTCAAACATCAATGTCACCTACAAATAAACTTGATCCAAAGTCAAAAAAGGGTGAAAGTCcattgaaagaaaaaggagaGTCTGATAAATTAGACAAGTCTGATAAATCAGACAAGTCCCATAAATTAGACAAGTCTGATAAATTAGATAAGTCAGACAAGTCTGATAAATCTGCTTTAAATGTAACTTCAGATGATGGAAAAACAGAGAGAAGCAATAATGCCTCTACACCAGTACAGGAATCATCCAATGCAGAAGATAATGCAATGACACCTGCCAAAAAACCTAAACTGCCAACAAGAGATGATGAAAGCCCATTAGATGGTAGAGGGAAGACTGATAAATCAGCTCTAAATTTGTCTCCTCAAGATAAAAGTTCTGAAAGGAAAAAACCCAAACCACAAGATAATGCAATGACACCTGCCAAAAAACCTAAACTGCCAACAAGAGATGATGAAAGCCCATTAGATGGTAAAGGGAAGACTGATAAATCAGCTCTAAATTTGTCTCCTCAAGATAAAAGTTCTGAAAGGAAAAAACCCAAACCAAACATACAACAATCACCTCAGCCAGAAAGTGATGGAAAGTCACTGGCaggtgaaaataaattgaaggcAGACACTGATACAAGTCCATTGGGGAAGAGAAGAGAGGCTACTCAGCCAGAAAGTGATGCAAAGTCGCTGGCAggggaaaataaattgaaggcAGACACTGATACAAGTCCATTGGGGAAGAAAAGAGAGGCTACTCAGCCAGAAAGTGATGCAAAGTCGCTGGCAggggaaaataaattgaaggcAGACACTGATACAAGTCCATTGGGTAAGAGAAGAGAGGCTACTCAGCCAGAAAGTGATGCAAAGTCGCTGGCAggggaaaataaattgaaggcAGACACTGATACAAGTCCATTGGGGAAGAGAAGAGAGGCTGCTCAACCAAAAGGTGATCCAAAGTCACTGGCAGGAGAAAATAAGTTGATGGCAGACACTGATACAAGTCCATTGGGGAAGAAAAGAGAGGCTGCTCAGCCAGAAAGTGATGCAAAGTCACTGGCAggggaaaataaattattgaaggcAGACACTGACAGGCCTAAAAGTCCATTGGGGAACAGAAGAGAGGCTATTAATCAATTGACACCGAATTTGCCTTCAAGTGCTACCAGTACACCAATACAACAATCATCTTCACCAGATAGTAATTCAATGTCACCAGAAAGGGGATATGAATCAAAGCCAGAGTATGATAAGAGTCCATTGGAAAAAAAGAGTAAATTGAGTTCAAATATATCTCCAAACACTACCAATAGAACAGAAGGTGAAACAGAACAACAAAAACCCACTATCAATAAAACAGAAGATAAGACTGTAAAACAAAAACCAAGTATGATCGAACCAGAAGATaaaacagaaaaacaaaaacCCACCATCAATAAAACAGAAGATGGAACTGGAAAACAAATACCCACTACCAATAAACCAGAAAATAAGACTGTAAAACAAAAACCAAGAAACAACAAACCAGAAGATGAAGCTGAAACACAAAAACCCACTATCAATAGAACAGAAGATGGAACAGAAAAACAAATACCCACTATCAATAAAACAGAAGATAGAATAGAAAAACGAAAACCCACTAGCAATAAACCAGAAGATGaaacagaaaaacaaaaacCCACTACCAATaaaacagaaaaacaaataCCCACTAGTAACAAACCAGACTATAGAACAGAAAAACAACAATTTGATCAATCAAATCAACCTGACAAACAGTCTGGAAGAAATGAGAAGGCCCTATCAAATTTGTCCCCAGATTCACCCATTCAAAAGCCTTATGATGAAACTATAAAGGATAAGATGAAAAGTGATGGTACAATAAATCCAGATGCTACACAAGGAAAACCCATTAAAACTAATACAGACTCACCAATTGATAAACATGATTCGAATGCAGTCAATGAGAGTACAACTGATGGAATGCCGTCCAATGTAAAAAGTGTTGAACCACAAAATGAAAAGCAGCAAAAAATGGAAAAGATCAAGAAATCAGACTTGGATGAAAGACCAAAAAGAAAATCCGGTGatttgtcaaaaagtgataagAAAAGACCAGGTAAATCGGCCGAAGAAACCGAAAAGGTTGATAAATTGGGCAGAGAAGCCTCACAATCCAAGCCTGATAGTGgaattaaagaaggaaaaaAGGTGAGGGAAACACCAGTAGAAACCAGTCCTGATATTGGTAAAGTTACTAAAGGCAAACCAGATTCCCCTGATACTACTATATCAGACAAAACACCAAATAATGATGACAAGTTTAAAAAAGTTGATGGTAAAACGCCCTCCAACAAAATTGATGGCCAACCAAGTGATGTGAAACAAAGTGGCTCTCCAGTTCAGCGTAAATCTGTAATTGACAAGTCAGAAGCGGGTAAAAGCCCAGACAGCAAACGAAAAGAAGCTAATGATTTATCAAAACCTGATCAAAAGAAGCAAGATAAGCCTGTAAAAGAGGGTCCTGCTAAAGTtggtatgaataatatttcaaaggCGTTGCCTCCCCAAGTTTCTCCTGTTGCAGATGGAAAAGGAGTTCCAGAATTGAAGAAAGAAGGCACATATGATCAAAAACCAATAACTAATGTTGATGGTTCAATTGTACCCCACTCTGAAAACATCGCGAGGAGCTCTATCAATGACCAGGTTGAACAACTTTCTGTAGTAGAAGATGAAGCAGAATCTGAAATAAAACGGGGAGCTCCCATTAAGGCCAGGATGGTTGATAGACAAGATGATGATAACTCAGTCCCTTATGATCCTGAAGTCATCAGAGAAAAGCTGAaacatcaaataaaaatgttgc GAGAAGAGGGATTTTACACTGACTCTGAATTTGATGACATGGATGATGAGATTTATCAAACCGTCATGTCGTATGGTGCACAGACCAATCTCAGTAAAATGTCAATTACAAGTGAAAGCAGTCTTT CTTTGCCATCTTTATCAACTCTTTCCTTCAGTTCCAATAGTAATGTGGTGAAAGATCTGTGGACGGTTCTGCGCAAACGCAGTAGAACTGAACTGGATATGATTGTGAGGCCAGTCAAGCGGAAAAAAGATCGACCTCTTTACACATCTGGAAAAACGACAACCATCGGAGAGGCTCAATATGTTGATTATGAAAGCACAGCTTTTGATTTG